In a genomic window of Streptomyces sp. NBC_01142:
- the ligD gene encoding non-homologous end-joining DNA ligase: MGAAVELEVGGRTVRLSNPDKIYFPERGFTKLDVAQYYLAVGEGIIRALRDRPTTLERFPDGVEGESFFQKRAPKNLPDWIPTAHISFPSGRSADEICPTEVAAVIWAANLGTLPFHPWPVRRGAVDHPDELRIDLDPQPGTDFHDAVRAAHELRALLDEYGLRGWPKTSGGRGLHVFVPIEPRWDFTRVRRSAIAVGRELERRMPGRVTTAWWKEERGERIFVDYNQTARDRTIASAYSVRPRPHAPVSAPLRWDEVDDVSPLDFDLVTMPARFAELGDVHADMDDHAFSLDTLLELARKDERDHGLGDLPYPPDYPKMPGEPKRVQPSRAKKQTEEPGQV; the protein is encoded by the coding sequence ATGGGTGCAGCGGTGGAACTGGAGGTCGGCGGGCGGACCGTACGGCTGTCCAACCCGGACAAGATCTACTTTCCCGAGCGGGGCTTCACCAAGCTGGACGTGGCCCAGTACTACCTGGCCGTGGGCGAGGGGATCATCCGCGCCCTGCGCGATCGCCCGACCACCCTCGAGCGCTTCCCGGACGGTGTCGAGGGCGAGTCCTTCTTCCAGAAGCGCGCCCCCAAGAACCTCCCCGACTGGATTCCCACCGCCCATATCTCCTTTCCCAGCGGACGCTCGGCCGACGAGATCTGCCCCACCGAGGTCGCCGCCGTGATCTGGGCGGCCAACCTCGGAACCCTGCCCTTCCACCCCTGGCCGGTACGCAGAGGAGCCGTCGACCACCCCGACGAGCTGCGCATCGACCTGGACCCGCAGCCCGGCACCGACTTCCACGATGCCGTCCGGGCCGCTCACGAACTGCGGGCCCTCCTTGACGAGTACGGCCTGCGTGGCTGGCCCAAGACCTCGGGCGGCCGCGGCCTCCATGTCTTCGTACCGATCGAACCGCGCTGGGACTTCACCCGTGTACGCCGCTCGGCCATCGCGGTGGGCCGCGAACTGGAGCGGCGCATGCCGGGCAGGGTGACCACGGCCTGGTGGAAGGAGGAGCGCGGAGAGCGGATCTTCGTCGACTACAACCAGACCGCCCGCGACCGCACGATCGCCTCCGCCTACTCCGTACGCCCCCGCCCGCACGCCCCCGTCTCGGCGCCCCTGCGCTGGGACGAGGTCGACGACGTATCCCCCCTGGACTTCGACCTGGTCACGATGCCCGCGCGTTTCGCCGAACTGGGTGATGTGCACGCGGACATGGACGACCACGCCTTCTCGCTGGACACCCTGCTGGAGCTCGCCCGCAAGGACGAACGCGACCACGGCCTCGGCGACCTGCCGTACCCGCCGGACTACCCGAAGATGCCGGGGGAGCCGAAGCGGGTCCAGCCCAGCCGTGCCAAGAAGCAGACCGAGGAGCCCGGCCAGGTGTGA
- a CDS encoding lytic transglycosylase domain-containing protein, translated as MRPGGERMRRGLAGTVAAVAAMAALTASQAPGLVRAQPVRQHNTPSENGSWAEPRNDDSYHTELPPLRPSVGTGPSPSGVVQLGRIRAESGIPATVLAAYRGAETRIGRIDPGCRLPWHLLAAIGKVESGQARGGRVDANGTTLSPILGPVLNGVGFANIPDTDKGAYDGDTRYDRAVGPMQFIPSTWARWGQDANGDGRKDPHNIHDAALAAGLYLCADGRNLAVKADLDRAILSYNHSREYLRTVLAWLEFYRKGTHPVPDGQGVLPTSPGAGGKTPATLPVGGGTGGGPGGGGDIIIGPRPSGSPSVPPTGGPSPSPGGSPSPDPGGSPGPSPGPGPSGSPGPGPGPSPDPSPDPSPSDSACPSPSPDPSPSDAPSAPGTQSPSPAPSGSPSDGPCSPSGS; from the coding sequence GCACAACACACCTTCAGAAAACGGGAGTTGGGCCGAACCGCGCAACGACGATTCGTACCACACTGAACTTCCGCCGCTCCGCCCCTCCGTAGGGACCGGTCCCAGCCCCTCCGGCGTTGTCCAACTGGGCCGGATCCGGGCGGAGTCGGGTATCCCCGCCACGGTCCTCGCCGCCTACCGCGGAGCGGAGACCCGCATCGGACGCATCGACCCCGGCTGCCGGCTGCCGTGGCACCTGCTCGCGGCGATCGGCAAGGTCGAGTCGGGGCAGGCGCGTGGCGGCCGCGTCGACGCCAACGGCACCACGCTCTCGCCGATCCTGGGACCCGTCCTCAACGGCGTCGGTTTCGCGAACATCCCGGACACCGACAAGGGTGCCTACGACGGTGATACGCGCTACGACCGCGCGGTGGGGCCGATGCAGTTCATCCCGTCGACCTGGGCCCGGTGGGGCCAGGACGCCAACGGCGACGGACGCAAGGACCCCCACAACATCCACGACGCCGCGCTCGCCGCCGGCCTCTATCTCTGCGCCGACGGCCGGAATCTGGCGGTCAAGGCCGATCTGGACCGGGCGATCCTCTCCTACAACCACTCGCGGGAGTATCTGCGTACGGTCCTGGCGTGGCTGGAGTTCTACCGGAAGGGCACCCATCCGGTGCCGGACGGCCAGGGTGTCCTGCCCACCAGCCCGGGTGCGGGCGGCAAGACCCCGGCCACGCTGCCGGTCGGTGGCGGAACGGGCGGCGGACCGGGCGGCGGGGGCGACATCATCATCGGGCCGCGTCCTTCCGGCTCGCCGAGCGTGCCGCCGACGGGCGGCCCGAGCCCCTCGCCGGGCGGATCGCCGTCCCCGGACCCGGGCGGTTCGCCGGGACCGAGCCCCGGGCCCGGCCCGAGCGGGAGCCCGGGCCCCGGGCCCGGTCCGAGCCCGGATCCCAGCCCCGACCCGAGCCCCTCGGACTCGGCCTGCCCCTCACCGTCTCCGGACCCGTCTCCTTCGGACGCGCCGTCCGCGCCGGGCACGCAATCTCCGTCACCCGCGCCGAGCGGCAGTCCGAGTGACGGTCCCTGCTCACCTTCCGGGAGCTGA
- a CDS encoding ATP-dependent DNA ligase — MDLPVMPPVKPMLSKPVKKIPPGMQYEAKWDGFRAIVHRDGDELVIGSRTGKPLTRYFPELVTVLSANLPDRCVVDGEIVIAHEGRLDFDRLTERIHPAESRVRMLAEQTPASFVAFDLLALGDEALLDAPLSVRRTTLAAALADAEPPVHLAPATTDAELAQEWFEQYEGAGLDGIIAKPLDMPYRPDARLMYKIKHERTADAVVAGYRFHKSGPVVGSLLLGLYDDSGRLQHVGVCAAFSMKRREELVAELEPLRMGPAEGHPWAAWADESAHEGARLPGAPSRWSGKKDLSWVALRPERVIEVAYDHMEGDRFRHTAQFRRWRPDRDPSGCTYTQLEEPVRYDLAEVLSAPGR; from the coding sequence ATGGATCTGCCCGTGATGCCACCCGTGAAGCCCATGCTGTCCAAGCCCGTGAAGAAAATCCCGCCGGGTATGCAGTACGAGGCCAAATGGGACGGCTTCCGCGCCATCGTGCACCGGGACGGCGACGAGCTGGTGATCGGCTCCAGGACCGGCAAGCCGCTCACCCGCTACTTTCCCGAGCTGGTCACCGTTCTGTCGGCCAACCTCCCCGACCGGTGTGTCGTCGACGGCGAGATCGTGATCGCCCACGAGGGCCGGCTGGACTTCGACCGGCTCACCGAGCGTATTCACCCGGCCGAGTCCCGGGTGAGGATGCTCGCCGAGCAGACCCCAGCGAGTTTTGTCGCCTTCGATCTGCTGGCCCTCGGTGACGAGGCCCTGCTGGACGCCCCGCTCTCGGTGCGGCGCACCACGCTGGCAGCCGCGCTGGCCGACGCCGAGCCGCCCGTGCATCTTGCGCCCGCGACCACGGACGCGGAGCTGGCGCAGGAGTGGTTCGAGCAGTACGAGGGCGCCGGGCTCGACGGAATCATCGCCAAGCCGCTGGACATGCCGTACCGGCCGGACGCCCGCCTGATGTACAAGATCAAGCACGAGCGGACGGCCGATGCCGTCGTGGCCGGCTACCGCTTCCACAAGAGCGGTCCGGTGGTCGGTTCGCTGCTCCTCGGCCTCTACGACGACTCGGGCCGTCTGCAGCACGTCGGCGTGTGCGCCGCGTTCTCCATGAAGCGGCGCGAGGAGCTGGTGGCGGAACTGGAGCCGCTGCGCATGGGGCCGGCAGAGGGCCACCCATGGGCGGCGTGGGCCGACGAGAGTGCCCATGAGGGCGCACGGCTGCCCGGCGCGCCGAGCCGCTGGTCGGGCAAGAAGGACCTCTCGTGGGTTGCGCTGCGGCCCGAGCGGGTGATCGAGGTCGCGTACGACCACATGGAGGGCGACCGTTTCCGGCACACCGCGCAGTTCCGCCGGTGGCGGCCGGACCGGGACCCCTCCGGCTGCACCTATACGCAGCTGGAGGAGCCGGTGCGGTACGACCTGGCCGAGGTGCTCTCAGCTCCCGGAAGGTGA